The Methanosarcinales archaeon genome contains the following window.
CTGGTCTGGCAGGCGGAGCCGTGCCCTTATGCGGCGGCATAGTGCTGGATATGAGCCGAATGAACAGGCTGCTAGATATCAATATTAATGACCTCCAGGTCCTGGTGGAACCAGGACTTATCCATGCAGACCTGAACCGGGCACTGGAGCCCTACGGCTTCTTTTTCCCTCCAGACCCGGGCAGCAGCGAGATGTGTACCCTGGGAGGATTTATTGCCAACAGCGGTAGCGGGATGAGATCGGTGAAATACGGCACTGTCACAGATTACGTGCTTGATCTGGAAGTGGTGATGCCGAACGGTGAAGTGATCTGGACAGGGGGTCGGACAATGAAATCAGCATCAGGATACGATCTTACTGCTCTTATGGTGGGTTCAGAAGGAACATTGGGAATTATCACCAGGGCCAGATTGAAGGTGCACCCGCTCCCAGAGGCAAGAGCAGTTGTGTTAGCTCATTTTAACGACCTGGAAGCTGCGGGAGGGGCGGTCCCTGCCATAATGAGCCACCGCATCGTGCCTTCAGCATGCGAACTGATGGATCGCACTACCATAAAAGCGGTCAATACTTACGACCCGGATCTGAATATTCCTGAATGCGAGGCCTTGCTACTAATTGAGGTGGACGGCGCACCCTGTAGTGTGGAATCTGATTGCGCAAAGGTTGCAGACTACTGCAGCCAACTGGGTGCTTTTGATGTAAGAATAGCGTATTCACCAGAAGAGCAACAGGAGATCTGGGCAGCCCGTAGACTGGCCGGGGCTGTGGTCACCAGACTGAACCCAGGCAAAACCCGTGTATATATTGGCGAGGATGTAGCAGTCCCATTATCTGCCATACCTGATATGCTTAAAAAGATCCGCACCATATCCACACAACACAATATTCCTATAATGACTTACGGCCATGCAGGGGACGGCAACCTGCATACAGGCATGGCCATCAATACCCTTGATAAGACCCAATGGGAATTATTGAAACAGGCAGCCGATGATATACATAAAGCTGCATTAGCTCTTGAGGGTACGGTATCAGGGGAACATGGCATAGGCAGTGCCCGCAGTGTGTACATGAACCAGGAACACGGGAATGGTCTCGATGTAATGGTCTCAATAAAGAAAGCTCTTGACCCACATAACATCATGAACCCACAGAAGGTGGGACTTGAATGAAGGAACACCTGCAGGATATTGTCAAGTGTGTCAGATGCGGACGCTGCCGTACTGTATGCCCTGTCCAGAAAGTATTGGGCTGGGAATTTGCCGGTGCCAGGGGCCGGATGCAGATGGCACTGGGACTTGCCAGCGGTCTGGCTCCGACAGAAGGTATGTTAAATAGTCTTTTAAACTGCACTACCTGTCAGCAGTGTGTCACAGAGTGCCCTGCTGGGGTAGATCCCCAGAAGGTCACAAGGGCGGCCAGGCATAAATTGATCAGTCTAGGCCAGATAGCTCCTTATCAAAAGGAGATGCTCAACCGGATACAGGACACAGGTAATTCATTGGGAGATAAATCATCCAGGACATCCTGGCTCTCAAAGCCGGCAGTGTCTGAACAATGTGAATTTATCTATTTTGCCGGGTGTCTTGCGTCATACAGGGAAAAGAACACAGCTGATGCCACATATAGGATCCTGGAACCATTCGGTGTATGCTTATTACAGGATGAACGCTGCTGCGGTTCACCCCTGTTCAGGCTGGGGTTGGATGCAAAGGATTTAATTAAACACAATTCCAGCCAGGTCGAGAAGGCTGGGGCCCATACAGTAATAGTGGGCTGCGCAGGCTGCTACTCCATGTTCAAAGAGCATTATCCCGGGTTTAATGTGCTTCATATTTCTGAATTTCTGGCTGATAGACTGGAAAAGATACCATTAAAAAAACTTGACATTTCAGTCACATACCACGATC
Protein-coding sequences here:
- a CDS encoding FAD-binding protein, yielding MSLIKKLEDIVTTSRTTNDSAELFCYSSDASYIKATPDYVVMPSTTTEVSEIVKLANNQHIPLVPRGAGTGLAGGAVPLCGGIVLDMSRMNRLLDININDLQVLVEPGLIHADLNRALEPYGFFFPPDPGSSEMCTLGGFIANSGSGMRSVKYGTVTDYVLDLEVVMPNGEVIWTGGRTMKSASGYDLTALMVGSEGTLGIITRARLKVHPLPEARAVVLAHFNDLEAAGGAVPAIMSHRIVPSACELMDRTTIKAVNTYDPDLNIPECEALLLIEVDGAPCSVESDCAKVADYCSQLGAFDVRIAYSPEEQQEIWAARRLAGAVVTRLNPGKTRVYIGEDVAVPLSAIPDMLKKIRTISTQHNIPIMTYGHAGDGNLHTGMAINTLDKTQWELLKQAADDIHKAALALEGTVSGEHGIGSARSVYMNQEHGNGLDVMVSIKKALDPHNIMNPQKVGLE
- a CDS encoding 4Fe-4S dicluster domain-containing protein, with translation MKEHLQDIVKCVRCGRCRTVCPVQKVLGWEFAGARGRMQMALGLASGLAPTEGMLNSLLNCTTCQQCVTECPAGVDPQKVTRAARHKLISLGQIAPYQKEMLNRIQDTGNSLGDKSSRTSWLSKPAVSEQCEFIYFAGCLASYREKNTADATYRILEPFGVCLLQDERCCGSPLFRLGLDAKDLIKHNSSQVEKAGAHTVIVGCAGCYSMFKEHYPGFNVLHISEFLADRLEKIPLKKLDISVTYHDPCHLGRTHGIYDAPRKIIENICTLVEMEDSRDKANCCGGGGGVRLGNPELSGSIAENLADKIPENVDYVVTSCPLCYRNLSDVGITVLDLADLIWMSIGED